The following are encoded in a window of Halosolutus halophilus genomic DNA:
- a CDS encoding branched-chain amino acid ABC transporter permease, with translation MGVAETYDRGRRIAVEQPLLIVLIFVGVLLLVDLVRQLATGDLTVARLITLTWDGLMRGLVIGLAGIGLSMTYSILNFANFAHGDYITAGAFSGWAVTYIIAGGFGSETDIGALAMVGAGGSVFGGALGINVAETPVAVIAGILVAGGVTIALALAIDRYGFKPIRDAGGIPLLITSIGIAFALRYVMLFVFGSDTRGTTAIGSIPNVRPEIGGGTVQFTAHDLALIIVAGGLMLGVHLLLQRTKLGKAMRAMADNESLARISGIPTERVIRSTWIIGGGLSGVAGYMFVLWKGTIAFNDGWLLLLLIFAAVILGGIGSIYGSILGGLVIGVTASTAVIWIPSGFARAAAFAVMILVLVVRPQGLFSGRTTA, from the coding sequence ATGGGGGTAGCAGAGACGTACGACCGTGGGCGGCGGATAGCCGTCGAACAGCCGCTGCTGATCGTCCTCATCTTCGTCGGCGTCCTGTTACTCGTCGACTTGGTCCGCCAGCTCGCGACCGGCGACCTCACCGTCGCCCGCCTGATCACGCTCACCTGGGACGGCCTCATGCGAGGGCTGGTCATCGGCCTCGCCGGGATCGGTCTCTCGATGACGTACAGCATCTTGAACTTCGCTAACTTCGCACACGGCGACTACATCACCGCCGGCGCGTTCTCCGGATGGGCGGTGACCTACATCATCGCCGGCGGCTTCGGCTCGGAAACCGACATCGGCGCGCTCGCCATGGTCGGCGCCGGCGGCTCCGTGTTCGGCGGTGCGCTCGGAATCAACGTCGCCGAAACTCCGGTGGCCGTGATCGCGGGCATACTCGTCGCTGGCGGGGTCACGATCGCGCTCGCGCTCGCGATCGATCGGTACGGCTTCAAGCCGATCCGAGACGCCGGCGGCATTCCGCTGCTCATCACGAGCATCGGCATCGCGTTCGCGCTCAGATACGTCATGCTGTTCGTCTTCGGGTCGGATACGCGAGGGACGACGGCGATCGGCTCGATACCGAACGTTCGACCGGAGATCGGCGGCGGAACGGTCCAGTTCACCGCGCACGACCTGGCCCTCATCATCGTGGCGGGAGGGTTGATGCTCGGCGTACACCTCCTGCTCCAGCGGACGAAACTCGGCAAGGCGATGCGGGCGATGGCCGATAACGAGTCGCTCGCGCGGATCTCCGGGATCCCCACCGAGCGAGTCATCCGCTCGACGTGGATCATCGGCGGCGGGCTCTCCGGCGTCGCGGGATACATGTTCGTCCTCTGGAAGGGGACGATCGCGTTCAACGACGGCTGGTTGCTGTTGCTGCTCATCTTCGCGGCCGTGATCCTGGGCGGTATCGGCTCCATTTACGGCTCCATCCTCGGCGGCCTGGTCATCGGGGTGACCGCCTCTACCGCGGTGATCTGGATTCCGTCTGGATTCGCCCGCGCGGCGGCCTTCGCCGTGATGATACTGGTTCTGGTCGTTCGTCCGCAAGGGCTCTTCTCGGGGAGGACGACAGCATGA